The following are encoded together in the Microterricola viridarii genome:
- a CDS encoding arsenate reductase ArsC, producing the protein MTSPSVLFVCVHNAGRSQMAAGLLRELSGGRVEVLSAGSLPADQINPIAVQAMAELGIDIAGQAPKVLTVDAVRESDVVITMGCGDVCPIFPGKRYEDWELDDPAGQGIEAVRPIRDEIKARVEALLGELLPA; encoded by the coding sequence ATGACCTCACCCAGCGTGCTCTTCGTCTGTGTCCACAATGCCGGCCGCTCACAGATGGCGGCCGGGCTGTTGCGGGAGCTCTCCGGCGGACGGGTCGAGGTGCTCTCGGCCGGCTCGCTGCCGGCCGACCAGATCAACCCGATTGCGGTGCAGGCGATGGCCGAGCTCGGCATCGACATCGCGGGGCAGGCGCCGAAGGTGCTCACCGTCGATGCCGTGCGCGAGTCTGACGTCGTCATCACCATGGGCTGCGGCGACGTCTGCCCGATCTTCCCCGGCAAGCGTTACGAGGACTGGGAACTGGACGATCCGGCCGGCCAGGGCATCGAGGCCGTGCGGCCGATCCGCGACGAGATCAAGGCGCGCGTCGAGGCGTTGCTGGG